In one Streptomyces sp. NBC_01288 genomic region, the following are encoded:
- a CDS encoding ABC transporter permease, whose protein sequence is MASTETTTVKDGGSVEAGLDALEFTATGRPSLRQTFVNKIFPPIVALAVVIVVWLILTPIVDDPSKLPSLSSVGGEFKDAWLKGDLLGYIWTSVSRGLLGFFFALLIGTPLGLLVARVKFVRAAIGPILSGLQSLPSVAWVPPAVIWLGLNNSMMYAVILLGAVPSIANGLVSGVDQVPPLFLRAGRTMGATGVKGVWYVTLPAALPGYVAGLKQGWAFSWRSLMAAEIIAQFPDLGVGLGQLLENGRTNSDMSMVFEAIILILFVGIAIDLLIFSPLERWVLRSRGLLVKS, encoded by the coding sequence ATGGCCAGCACTGAGACGACGACGGTCAAGGACGGCGGCAGCGTCGAAGCGGGCCTGGACGCACTGGAGTTCACGGCCACCGGCCGGCCGAGCCTGCGGCAGACCTTCGTCAACAAGATCTTCCCGCCGATCGTCGCGCTCGCGGTGGTCATCGTGGTGTGGCTGATCCTGACCCCGATCGTCGACGACCCGAGCAAGCTGCCCTCGCTGAGTTCGGTGGGCGGCGAGTTCAAGGACGCCTGGCTGAAGGGCGATCTGCTCGGCTACATCTGGACCAGCGTCTCGCGCGGTCTGCTGGGCTTCTTCTTCGCGCTGCTGATCGGCACCCCGCTGGGGCTGCTGGTGGCGCGGGTGAAGTTCGTGCGCGCGGCGATCGGCCCGATCCTGTCCGGCCTCCAGTCGCTCCCTTCGGTGGCGTGGGTGCCGCCGGCCGTGATCTGGCTGGGTCTGAACAACTCGATGATGTACGCGGTGATCCTGCTCGGCGCGGTCCCCTCGATCGCCAACGGCCTGGTGTCCGGCGTCGACCAGGTGCCGCCGCTGTTCCTGCGCGCGGGCCGCACGATGGGCGCGACCGGCGTCAAGGGCGTCTGGTACGTCACACTGCCGGCGGCACTCCCCGGCTATGTGGCGGGGCTGAAGCAGGGCTGGGCGTTCTCGTGGCGCTCGCTGATGGCGGCGGAGATCATCGCCCAGTTCCCGGACCTGGGCGTGGGCCTCGGCCAGTTGCTGGAGAACGGCCGTACCAACAGCGACATGTCCATGGTGTTCGAGGCCATCATCCTGATCCTGTTCGTCGGTATCGCCATCGACCTGCTGATCTTCAGCCCGCTGGAGCGGTGGGTGCTGCGCAGCCGCGGTCTGCTGGTGAAAAGCTGA
- a CDS encoding sirohydrochlorin chelatase, whose amino-acid sequence MHQTPVLLVIAHGSRDPRHAATVHALVRRVRSRRPGLRVEVGFLDFNIPSVQGVLESLAAQGVRDVVALPLLLTRAFHAKADIPAVLRDAPPQLRIRQAEVLGPSPLLVRALERRLYEAGLTPADKSSTGIVLASAGSTDPEAIAVIDDLAREWWHTGWHAVRPAFASAALPRTEDAVRELRALGCRRIAVAPYVLAPGFLPDRIARGAAEADVLADVLGPAPEVARVLLERYDAARAPLLAAVGA is encoded by the coding sequence GTGCACCAGACGCCTGTTCTCCTCGTCATCGCCCACGGCAGCCGCGACCCGCGGCACGCCGCGACCGTCCACGCCCTCGTCCGGCGGGTACGGTCGCGGCGGCCCGGGCTGCGCGTCGAGGTCGGCTTCCTGGACTTCAACATCCCTTCCGTGCAAGGCGTGTTGGAGTCACTGGCAGCGCAGGGTGTGCGTGACGTCGTAGCCCTCCCGCTGCTGCTGACCCGCGCGTTCCACGCGAAGGCGGACATCCCCGCCGTCCTGCGGGACGCGCCGCCGCAGCTGCGGATCAGGCAGGCGGAGGTGCTGGGACCGTCGCCGCTGCTGGTGCGCGCGCTCGAACGGCGGCTCTACGAGGCCGGGTTGACGCCCGCCGACAAGTCCTCCACCGGCATCGTGCTGGCCTCGGCGGGCTCCACCGACCCCGAGGCGATCGCGGTGATCGACGACCTCGCGCGGGAGTGGTGGCACACCGGCTGGCACGCCGTACGCCCCGCGTTCGCCTCCGCGGCGCTCCCCCGCACCGAGGACGCGGTCCGCGAACTCCGGGCGCTCGGCTGCCGCCGGATCGCGGTCGCGCCGTACGTCCTCGCGCCCGGCTTCCTGCCCGACCGCATCGCGCGGGGCGCGGCGGAGGCGGACGTCCTCGCCGACGTGCTGGGTCCGGCGCCCGAGGTGGCGCGGGTGCTGCTGGAGCGCTACGACGCGGCCAGGGCGCCGCTGCTCGCGGCCGTCGGCGCGTAA
- the cysC gene encoding adenylyl-sulfate kinase, with product MTTGATVWLTGLPSAGKTTIAYELADRLREEGHLVEVLDGDEIREFISAGLGFSREDRHTNVQRIGFLAELLARNGVLALVPVIAPYTDSREAVRKRHQESGAGYVEVHVATPVDVCSVRDVKGLYAKQAAGELTGLTGVDDPYEEPESPDLRIESQHQTVQESAAAVHALLTERGLA from the coding sequence GTGACGACCGGAGCCACCGTCTGGCTCACCGGACTGCCCAGTGCCGGCAAGACCACCATCGCGTACGAGCTGGCAGACCGGCTCCGCGAGGAGGGCCACCTCGTCGAGGTGCTCGACGGCGACGAGATCCGCGAGTTCATCTCCGCGGGCCTCGGCTTCAGCCGCGAGGACCGGCACACCAACGTGCAGCGCATCGGTTTCCTCGCCGAACTGCTCGCCCGCAACGGCGTGTTGGCGCTCGTCCCGGTCATCGCGCCGTACACCGACAGCCGCGAGGCCGTCCGCAAGCGGCACCAGGAGAGCGGCGCCGGCTACGTCGAGGTGCATGTGGCGACCCCGGTCGACGTGTGCTCCGTACGCGATGTGAAGGGTCTCTACGCCAAGCAGGCCGCCGGTGAACTGACCGGGCTCACCGGGGTCGACGACCCGTACGAGGAGCCCGAGTCGCCCGACCTGCGGATCGAGTCGCAGCACCAGACCGTGCAGGAGTCGGCGGCGGCTGTCCACGCGCTGCTCACCGAGAGGGGACTGGCATGA
- a CDS encoding ABC transporter ATP-binding protein, with the protein MATTLAKETTASVEHAARLEHVSKSFATPRGQQLVLDDISIDVAPGEFVTLLGASGCGKSTLLNLVAGLDKPSAGSITTDGRPALMFQEHALFPWLTAGKNIELALKLRGVPKEERRGRTEELLELVRLQDAYGKRVHELSGGMRQRVALARALAQESRILLMDEPFAALDAITRDVLHDELTRIWGETGLSVLFVTHNVREAVRLAQRVILLSSRPGRIAREWTVGIPQPRRIEDAPVAELSLEITDVLRGEIRRHGQH; encoded by the coding sequence ATGGCCACGACCCTCGCCAAGGAGACCACCGCGTCGGTCGAGCACGCGGCACGCCTTGAGCATGTCTCGAAGTCCTTCGCGACGCCGCGCGGGCAGCAGCTCGTCCTGGACGACATCAGCATCGATGTCGCGCCGGGCGAGTTCGTCACCCTCCTGGGGGCCTCGGGCTGCGGCAAGTCCACCCTGCTGAACCTGGTGGCGGGCCTCGACAAGCCCTCCGCCGGGTCCATCACGACGGACGGCCGCCCCGCGCTGATGTTCCAGGAGCACGCCCTGTTCCCCTGGCTCACCGCGGGCAAGAACATCGAACTCGCCCTGAAACTCAGGGGAGTTCCGAAGGAGGAGCGGCGCGGCAGGACCGAGGAGCTGCTCGAACTGGTCCGGCTCCAGGACGCGTACGGCAAGCGGGTGCACGAGCTGTCCGGCGGTATGCGCCAGCGCGTCGCCCTGGCCCGCGCGCTCGCCCAGGAGAGCCGCATCCTGCTGATGGACGAGCCGTTCGCGGCCCTCGACGCCATCACGCGGGACGTCCTGCACGACGAACTGACCCGTATCTGGGGCGAGACCGGCCTCTCCGTCCTGTTCGTCACGCACAACGTGCGCGAGGCGGTACGGCTCGCCCAGCGGGTGATCCTGCTGTCCTCCCGGCCCGGCCGGATCGCCCGCGAGTGGACGGTCGGCATTCCGCAGCCGCGCCGCATCGAGGACGCGCCCGTGGCCGAACTGTCCCTTGAGATCACCGATGTACTGCGTGGGGAGATCCGCCGTCATGGCCAGCACTGA
- a CDS encoding aliphatic sulfonate ABC transporter substrate-binding protein — MPANRSTYLRRGIAVFAALPLLTLAACGYGSDSKSTNSKEKVAAGSSKIEGLASVKIGYFGNLTHGTALVAREQGLFQKELGATKADYATFNAGPSEIEALNSGSIDIGWIGPSPAINGYTKSDGKSLKIIGGSASGGVKLVVNPKKIKSLKDVKGKKIATPQLGNTQDVAFLNWIADQGWKVDAQSGKGDVTVVRTDNKITPDAFKAGSIDGAWVPEPTASKLVAEGGKVLLDESTLWPDKKFVITNIIVSQKFLKAHPKVVEAVLKGSVAANKWINANPTEAKAAANKQLEADSGKALPANVLDPAWSSIQFTNDPLAATLNSEAEHAVKAGLLEKPDLKGIYDLTLLNKVLKADGDSTVDAAGLGTS; from the coding sequence GTGCCTGCCAACCGCTCGACCTACCTCCGTCGCGGCATAGCCGTGTTCGCCGCGCTCCCTCTGCTCACCCTCGCCGCCTGCGGTTACGGGTCGGACTCCAAGAGCACCAACTCCAAGGAGAAGGTCGCCGCCGGGTCCTCGAAGATCGAGGGTCTCGCCTCCGTGAAGATCGGCTACTTCGGCAACCTGACCCACGGGACCGCGCTGGTCGCCCGTGAACAGGGCCTGTTCCAGAAGGAATTGGGCGCCACCAAGGCCGACTACGCCACCTTCAACGCGGGCCCGTCCGAGATCGAGGCGCTCAACTCGGGCTCCATCGACATCGGTTGGATCGGCCCCTCCCCGGCGATCAACGGGTACACCAAGTCCGACGGCAAGAGCCTGAAGATCATCGGCGGTTCGGCGTCGGGCGGCGTGAAGCTGGTCGTGAACCCGAAGAAGATCAAGTCCCTGAAGGACGTCAAGGGCAAGAAGATCGCGACGCCTCAGCTGGGCAACACGCAGGACGTGGCGTTCCTCAACTGGATCGCGGACCAGGGCTGGAAGGTCGACGCGCAGAGCGGCAAGGGTGACGTCACGGTCGTCCGCACCGACAACAAGATCACCCCGGACGCCTTCAAGGCCGGTTCGATCGACGGCGCCTGGGTGCCGGAGCCGACCGCGTCGAAGCTGGTCGCCGAGGGCGGCAAGGTGCTGCTCGACGAGTCGACGCTGTGGCCCGACAAGAAGTTCGTGATCACGAACATCATCGTGTCGCAGAAGTTCCTGAAGGCGCACCCGAAGGTCGTCGAGGCGGTCCTGAAGGGCTCGGTCGCGGCCAACAAGTGGATCAACGCCAACCCGACGGAGGCGAAGGCCGCGGCGAACAAGCAGCTGGAGGCCGACTCCGGCAAGGCGCTGCCCGCCAACGTCCTGGACCCGGCGTGGAGTTCGATCCAGTTCACCAACGACCCGCTGGCCGCCACCCTCAACTCCGAGGCGGAGCACGCGGTGAAGGCCGGTCTGCTGGAGAAGCCCGATCTGAAGGGCATCTACGACCTGACACTCCTCAACAAGGTCCTCAAGGCGGACGGCGACAGCACGGTCGACGCCGCCGGCCTCGGCACGAGCTGA
- the cysD gene encoding sulfate adenylyltransferase subunit CysD — protein sequence MTTTVAKAEDGTDTPYALSHLDALESEAVHIFREVAGEFERPVILFSGGKDSIVMLHLALKAFAPAPVPFTLLHVDTGHNFPEVLEYRDRTVEKHGLRLHVASVQDYIDRGVLRERPDGTRNPLQTVPLTEKIQSEKFDAVFGGGRRDEEKARAKERVFSLRDEFSQWDPRRQRPELWNLYNGRHAAGEHVRVFPLSNWTELDVWQYIAREGIELPEIYFAHEREVFARDGMWLTAGEWGGPKETETVEKRLVRYRTVGDMSCTGAVDSDAVTLEQVITEIAASRLTERGATRADDKMSEAAMEDRKREGYF from the coding sequence ATGACGACGACCGTTGCCAAGGCCGAGGACGGTACGGACACGCCGTACGCCCTCTCGCACCTGGACGCCCTTGAGTCCGAGGCGGTGCACATCTTCCGTGAGGTGGCGGGTGAGTTCGAACGGCCGGTGATCCTCTTCTCCGGCGGCAAGGACTCCATCGTCATGCTGCACCTCGCGCTGAAGGCGTTCGCGCCCGCCCCGGTGCCGTTCACGCTGCTGCACGTGGACACCGGACACAACTTCCCCGAGGTCCTCGAATACCGGGACCGTACGGTCGAGAAGCACGGCCTGCGCCTCCATGTGGCCTCCGTACAGGACTACATCGACCGCGGCGTGCTGCGCGAACGCCCCGACGGGACCCGCAACCCGCTCCAGACCGTGCCGTTGACCGAGAAGATCCAGAGCGAGAAGTTCGACGCGGTCTTCGGTGGCGGTCGTAGGGACGAGGAGAAGGCGCGCGCCAAGGAGCGGGTGTTCTCGCTGCGGGACGAGTTCTCGCAGTGGGACCCGCGTCGGCAGCGGCCGGAGCTGTGGAACCTCTACAACGGGCGGCACGCGGCCGGTGAGCACGTCCGTGTGTTCCCGCTGTCCAACTGGACCGAGCTGGACGTCTGGCAGTACATCGCCCGTGAGGGCATCGAGCTGCCCGAGATCTACTTCGCGCACGAGCGTGAGGTGTTCGCGCGGGACGGCATGTGGCTGACCGCCGGTGAGTGGGGCGGGCCGAAGGAGACCGAGACGGTCGAGAAGCGGCTCGTCCGGTACCGGACCGTGGGCGACATGTCGTGCACGGGTGCCGTCGACTCGGACGCGGTGACGCTGGAGCAGGTCATCACCGAGATCGCCGCGTCCCGGCTGACCGAGCGGGGCGCGACGCGTGCCGACGACAAGATGTCCGAGGCCGCGATGGAAGACCGCAAGCGCGAGGGGTACTTCTAA
- a CDS encoding sulfate adenylyltransferase subunit 1, translating into MSTITTEELSATTLLRFATAGSVDDGKSTLVGRLLHDSKSVLTDQLEAVQRVSADRGQDGPDLALLTDGLRAEREQGITIDVAYRYFATPRRRFILADTPGHVQYTRNMVTGASTAELTVILVDARNGVVEQTRRHAAIAALLRVPHVVLAVNKMDLVEYKETVFAAIAEEFTAYASELGVPEITAIPISALAGDNVVDPSANMDWYGGPTFLEHLESVPVAHDLSHCHARLPVQYVIRPQSADLPDYRGYAGQIAAGSFRVGDPVTVLPSGSTTKISGIDLLGKPVRTAWTTQSVTILLEDDIDVSRGDLIVPSKDAPATTQDIEATVCHVADAPLTVGHRVLLKHGTRTVKAIVKDIPSRLTLDDLSLHPHPGQLVANDIGRVKIRTAEPLPVDSYADSRRTGSFILIDPADGTTLTAGMVGESFAAPEPVKDASDEDGWDF; encoded by the coding sequence ATGAGCACCATCACGACCGAGGAGCTCTCGGCCACCACGCTGCTGCGGTTCGCCACGGCGGGCTCCGTCGACGACGGCAAGTCCACTTTGGTCGGGCGGCTGTTGCACGACTCCAAGTCGGTGCTGACCGACCAACTGGAGGCTGTGCAGCGGGTGTCGGCCGACCGCGGCCAGGACGGGCCCGACCTCGCACTGCTCACCGACGGCCTGCGGGCCGAGCGGGAGCAGGGCATCACGATCGACGTGGCGTACCGCTACTTCGCCACGCCCCGGCGCCGGTTCATCCTCGCCGACACGCCCGGTCACGTGCAGTACACCCGCAACATGGTGACGGGTGCCTCCACGGCCGAGCTGACGGTGATCCTCGTCGACGCCCGCAACGGCGTCGTCGAACAGACCCGGCGCCACGCCGCGATCGCCGCGCTGCTGCGCGTCCCGCACGTGGTGCTCGCGGTCAACAAGATGGACCTGGTCGAGTACAAGGAGACCGTGTTCGCCGCGATCGCCGAGGAATTCACCGCGTACGCCAGCGAGTTGGGCGTCCCGGAGATCACCGCGATCCCGATCTCGGCGCTGGCCGGCGACAACGTGGTGGACCCGTCCGCGAACATGGACTGGTACGGCGGGCCGACCTTCCTGGAGCACCTGGAGTCGGTGCCGGTCGCCCACGACCTGAGCCACTGCCACGCGCGACTGCCCGTGCAGTACGTGATCCGGCCGCAGAGCGCCGACCTCCCGGACTACCGGGGGTACGCGGGTCAGATCGCGGCCGGCAGCTTCCGCGTCGGCGACCCGGTGACGGTCCTGCCCTCCGGGAGCACCACGAAGATCTCCGGCATCGACCTGCTCGGCAAGCCGGTCAGGACCGCGTGGACCACGCAGTCGGTGACGATCCTGCTGGAGGACGACATCGACGTCTCCCGCGGCGACCTCATCGTGCCCAGCAAGGACGCCCCGGCGACCACGCAGGACATCGAGGCGACGGTCTGCCATGTCGCCGACGCGCCGCTGACCGTGGGCCACCGGGTGCTCCTCAAGCACGGCACCCGCACGGTGAAGGCGATCGTGAAGGACATCCCGTCCCGGCTCACGCTCGACGACCTGTCCCTGCACCCGCATCCGGGACAGCTCGTCGCCAACGACATCGGCCGGGTGAAGATCCGCACCGCGGAGCCGCTGCCGGTCGACTCGTACGCCGACTCGCGCCGTACGGGCTCGTTCATCCTGATCGACCCGGCCGACGGCACCACGCTCACCGCCGGCATGGTCGGCGAGTCGTTCGCGGCGCCCGAGCCGGTCAAGGACGCGTCGGACGAAGACGGTTGGGACTTCTGA